Proteins from a genomic interval of Chanodichthys erythropterus isolate Z2021 chromosome 6, ASM2448905v1, whole genome shotgun sequence:
- the dusp7 gene encoding dual specificity protein phosphatase 7 yields the protein MKNTLWSGVMMMSSKSAEWLQDELQSGGGSLLLLDCRSHELFESSHIESAINLAIPGLMLRRLKKGNLPIRSIIPNNEDKEKFVKRCKTDTVLLYDEATADWQESGAAGSVLGLLMQKLRDDGCKAYYLEGGFNKFQTEYPEHCETNLDCSCPSSSPPSSVLGLGGLRISSDCSDGESDREPGSATESEGSPLPSNQPAFPVQILPYLYLGCAKDSTNLDVLGKYNIKYILNVTPNLPNMFEHDGEFKYKQIPISDHWSQNLSQFFPEAISFIDEARSKKCGILVHCLAGISRSVTVTVAYLMQKLNLSLNDAYDFVKRKKSNISPNFNFMGQLLDFERTLGLNSPCDNRSPNDQLFFTTPTNHNMFQLDTLEST from the exons ATGAAAAACACTCTCTGGAGCGGCGTGATGATGATGTCGAGCAAAAGCGCGGAATGGCTGCAGGATGAGCTGCAGTCCGGCGGAGGCTCGCTGCTGCTGCTCGACTGCCGCTCGCACGAGCTCTTCGAGTCCTCGCACATCGAGTCCGCCATCAACCTGGCCATCCCGGGGCTCATGCTGCGGAGGCTGAAGAAGGGCAACCTGCCCATCCGCTCCATCATCCCCAATAACGAGGACAAGGAGAAGTTCGTCAAGCGCTGTAAGACGGACACGGTGCTGCTGTACGACGAGGCGACGGCGGACTGGCAGGAGAGCGGCGCCGCGGGATCCGTGCTCGGGCTCCTCATGCAGAAGCTCCGCGATGACGGCTGTAAAGCGTATTACCTGGAAG GAGGATTTAACAAGTTTCAGACTGAATACCCAGAGCACTGCGAGACTAACTTGGACTGCTCCTGTCCGAGCAGCTCTCCGCCCTCGTCCGTTCTGGGTCTGGGTGGACTGCGGATCAGTTCAGACTGTTCCGACGGAGAGTCGGACCGGGAGCCGGGCAGTGCCACGGAGTCCGAGGGCAGCCCCTTACCCAGTAACCAACCAGCATTCCCAGTCCAGATTTTACCGTATCTTTACTTGGGCTGTGCCAAAGACTCCACCAACCTGGATGTTCTGGGCAAGTACAACATCAAGTACATCCTGAACGTGACTCCCAACCTGCCCAACATGTTTGAACACGACGGGGAATTCAAGTACAAACAAATTCCCATTTCTGATCACTGGAGCCAAAACCTCTCTCAGTTTTTCCCAGAAGCCATTTCTTTCATTG ATGAAGCTCGTTCCAAAAAGTGTGGCATCTTGGTGCACTGCCTAGCAGGCATCAGTCGCTCGGTCACCGTCACGGTGGCGTACCTGATGCAGAAGCTCAACCTGTCGCTCAACGACGCCTACGATTTCGTCAAGCGCAAGAAGTCCAACATCTCGCCCAACTTCAACTTCATGGGGCAGCTCTTGGACTTCGAGAGGACGCTGGGGCTCAACAGCCCCTGCGACAACCGCTCGCCCAACGACCAGCTCTTCTTCACCACGCCGACCAATCACAACATGTTCCAGCTGGACACGCTGGAGTCCACATGA